The following is a genomic window from Camelus dromedarius isolate mCamDro1 chromosome 21, mCamDro1.pat, whole genome shotgun sequence.
gctgtcagcaccgggcaccctcccctccaccgggtgcccagacagcagcacagggccacACACTCGACCTTGGGGATAAAACACTGTTGCCACACGACACCGCCAGTGTCTGTAAGTGGAGGAAGGCGAGAGTCCTGCCTGAGACGATGTACAGAGGTTCCAGCAAATTGATAAACTAGGGCCTCCCAAACAGGAAGCCTCTCTGTGCAGGACAACCCACCctgacaccttccccagctccacagaagcatggtctgcatgaaccagaaacacagagaaagaaaggaaccgAAGGCCTGGTTTCCCACACATAGAATGAGAGCCGCACCAGGGTACTtgctctgtctgcaggaccctgccagacccACTCTACTCCCtgctcacaaagggccctcctccgccagcagaagctgcccctgggcgcaatgagctctgaggagctgggcaCCCCTCAGTCCTGTGGGGGAGCTGGCAATGTGcttctgaggggacaaggctgtcctcagaagggagtcgggctccgctacaatcatccttaTTCTCAGGGATGTCTGGATTTTAAGTTCGCTAGGAAAATCACACTACATTTGTCctatgggaaagggaagggggaagtttCAATCCTGCAAATAACACGAATGGGATTTTAGCGCATGTGGAAAATCCCATGGTGTGTGATGAGACAGAgaagcagctctgacagcttccagggcagaatCGACCCAGCGCGGGATGAAGAACATGATGGCAGGACTTTGGTGCGAATTGGTcttgcagggaaggaggcattttcactgCGGGCTCTTTCCATTCCatcctctattccctactacaaatgcaccatctctgaGAGTCAGACTTTTCTGCCCAAAAGTACAACTGATGGCAGAGGGGAAGGCACCTTTACCTCCCCAGAAAaaacagtgacgggctgtgataTTTACCACACACAGGAAGACTCAAAAGTTGCACAAACCACACGGTGTAAGGATGGAGGGGTGGCTTTTCTCAGTTATCAGTTACGAGAAATTGAATGGGCATTCTACAAAGGAGAATCCCCCAGCCTGAGCAAGGaaaccattcaaagaatgacaacaggaaccagtctcagtgacccaggagcaatcCCAAGTGAAGGAGGTAaaaaggagtcagccgagccaggagaagtcagtatgGAGCAAGGGCTCACCattcttatgctattttaagaaacaaacagTCAAAGCTGAGGTTCTCAGCCCTCATGTACTCCATTGCTGATGGCTTCTGCAAGCAACACTCAGGTGACTGGCTGAGAGGAAAAGCCAATGGACCCTGGGCAAGAGTTTCAATTTGAAAACGAAATGAGATGCCAGACACGAAACAGAACATAAAGTCTGCAGACAGGGCAGAAGAGGctgctgctaaaaaaaaaaaaaaaaaaaaaaaaatacatatcccAGAAAGACTTCCACCGAAAATGACATCCCAATTTAACTGGGCCTCCGTGGTCGCCTAAGGCAGGCAGGAGCTACCGGGGAACACTGGAGCCGCAGAGGTTCTGCAtcagaaaaaaaccaaagaaaggaTGAAGGATTAGGCATTTCTGAGTAGAAAttatcaaaagaaacaaaactatgaGCTCTGTTTACCCGTATGACACTCGGTCTCATATCACACAGACtaggagacaggtctcaggacccttgactgaagagacaacaggccccgggttcgggtgtttcttccataaccgatcatcggctgtggaaggtcagggctccactcgctgcagacagtgacaggggcgggcttctcctccagggagcccagaacGTGGtctctgttgaaggcccgtgtgcagaaccgacacgtctgccctccgtcagaggaccctctttccctccacaagagacacctccctccccagggcaggacggggaagacgcggcccatcaagtgcgtctgctaagggaccagagggacacggccgtgagcccggTCAGGGcggcccgtgcacggggaagcactggagagcgatctgcccttcttctgcagtgactcaaggaagaaacagaggactatgctttcctcttaccgagcggagcagctggcggtggggggcgaggctGCACAGGGCTCAAGGGGGGCCCAGGTGCAGGTGGCCCGCTGGACGACGACGGGCCGCTCTCGGGGCAGGCCACGCGGGCTGGTCCTCGggaaggttggggccctccggcccacggggtggcCTGCGGGACAGAAGGGAgagctgggttggatgacagacaaaagcgccaacaccgacaaaagccgaaacccaacgcagcagctgtcggcaccgggcaccctcccctccaccgggtgcccagagagcagcacggcgccacacgctccgcccagccctctggggcctgcctgcagcctgggccgcacaggagGACACGGGGATAggaccctgacgccgcacgtcgccgccgctgtctccaagtggaggaagccaagggtcctcctgcccgagaggctgcacacagggcttccagcacacgggcaaactagcgccttcccaagaGCCAGCCGCTCTGCTCTGGgcgggcgggacggccctccccgccaccttccccagctccacgcaagcttgcccggcgcggaccaggaacacggagacgggacgggcgtgaagagctcattctccaccgGGGTcgccgctctgcctgcagggctctgcctgcagggccctgccaggccctctctgccccctcctcacaaagggccactcctccgccccgcaggggctgcccctgggcgcaaagagccctggggagctgggcatcccggagtcctgcggcggagctgcccaagggctcctgaggggacaaggctgtcctcagaagggagtcaggctccgctacaatcctCCCTACcttcagggacgtctggattttacgttcgctacagAACGCACCCTACCCGCGTCCAAGGGAGactgacgtggggagtctcaatcccacacctgacaccaaagggactgccCTAGCTCGTGCGCAAGGCCCCACGGTGTGCGATGAGGCCgaagagcagctctgacagcttccagggcaggcccgacccggcgcagggtggggaaCACAACGTaggcactctggtgcgcatcggaattcccccgcaggggaggaggcattttcacggcgggctctttcccttccagcctctactCCCTGCTACAAATGCACCACCTCGGAGagtcaggcttttctgcccagagtacaactggaggcagcggccaagacacacttacctcccgagaacagacagtgacgggctgtgatttcagttaccaggatctgaatggacattctaaacaggagtatcacctggcctgagccgggaaaccagtcagaAGAgtgacgacacagaaatccgtctcagtgacccaggagcaaccccaggtgcaggaggacaggaaggagtcagccgagccgggagaagtcagtgtggagcgcgggctcaccctcctcacgctgcttcgagaaacccgcagtcaaagtctgcgggccccggcttctaagcactccctcatggctcctgcaggcaccagccaaggcgacgggctcccgggagaaacAGCCCACTAACCCTGGGCAAGAGTTGGAGTCtgaaaggcagcgacacgccacgccagacccgtcacagaaCACACAGTCTggagacgaggccaggaacggctgccgggaaaacaggaagatcacctttcccagaaCGACGTCCAACAGAGCACGACCACctcacttacctgggcctccggggtcGCCGCAGGCGGCAGGGAGCTGCCGGGCcgcaccggagccgcgccaggtcccgcgtcggctaaaaaccacagaaaaggatggaggattaggctttcctgcgaagacactgctgaagcaaAACGAAACCTTTGTGCCTTCCTTCCTTACCGGTATCACACTCGTTTATTGGAGGacctggatactgaccccaggaactcctgcacgCTAAGCATACATTCtgtctactgctgagctatatgTACCCTTCTCCCCAGAGCACACttgtttctaggcacagagaaaaacaaatgccatccacgttcactaacttacccagtgtataagcTCTGTtggctccaccaacagaggtccgTGTGTTATGATCTCTTAGCTCCCCTGGAGCAAATTCCACCGTCCCAGTAACGTATTctggttttcctttgtttttctttcttttgtttttctttttgcattctgGGTTCTTAATTTCGGGCtcagtcgccccttcctaggaacacaaaacaacgTAAAACAAGAACCGAACTTCAGAAACCATCAAGTTCATACACTTGgtcattcagtcagtcagtcagtcaggaagacaacagttatttactgtATCTATCAGatcataagccctatcctgggagaagctggcagtacaagtaaaaggcagattcctCTCTccgttctgccagaggcacaggatccatgaaaacaaatcagcacagaaaagtctcaacagctctacaactgaggtgaacgggtacagtaacgccacaaaggacaggagagtctgCTGCACGTGGacagctcagggaatgctgggaacaccgcactgtttcgtaaaagagagatccagtgcagacgggggatgtggaggggctttggggaagggcagcctgagtgaaaggagcaggtgggaaagagcgcaaggcattaaggaaactagaacactgttactggcggtggaatgggaagacaaaacatgctgccttcaaaatgaaacatcacttaattaatttcaagtgaggacggctaaaacaagaaccaactccaagatacacctaactttcccagggatgaatttcttttccatatcctctaataaactgtaacggaaagaccctgaaaaaaagaattcacatacagacactggtttcactaggtgagtctggaaaattaacacaagtgcattatccagtcctacggcattaagcacagaatcacatcctaaattgtAAGTTAAAAGTATAAGTCCAAAGTTCTCATCAGCAggtgcaaacgtgaaaatgcacactcacaccaacccccggcttatgtctcagaatcccctggtacttacatagtcacacaaggacattaacaacaagagacagtacctcatcccaggaagatcctcttcctttctcttctgcaaCGTGGCGCACTGTCataccatctgtaaaatgtagttacatgTACGTTAATGAGAATAATCACGAATGTAAATTagaaccaccatgtgcgtctatctccgtttgtggatttgtgaaaataaaagtggcagaaaattatttcaaggagttagagcatttaaaaaaataagtgcttaagtcacggttgggatatatttcaaaccaagtagtaagaggaaaacacgtaaaaagaatggatatcgAAGTTgtgtttgcgcactatgtatttctaacatttgaagtttgctcttgtttttgtttttccttttcttcttcttttaagtggaggtactgggaatgagcacacggaattctgcatgctaagcaagcgttctatttaccactaacctatatCCTTCCCcaagtcaactagcttctcggcagagataaaataaaatacaaaaaacgTTCACCGTTCACtaccttacaaaacatgttagtttgctcaAGCACAAAAGATCTTTGTGGctttcttccccgtatcacactaagccTCACATCAGACAGaatgggagacaggtctcaggaccctgaGGGAGAGACcgcaggccccgggttcgggtgtttcttccataaccgatcatcggctgtggaaggtcagggctccactcgctgcagacagtgacaggggcgggcttctcctccagggagcccagaacGTGGtctctgttgaaggcccgtgtgcagaaccgacacgtctgccctccgtcagaggaccctctttccctccacaagagacacctccctccccagggcaggacggggaagacgcggcccatcaagtgcgtctgctaagggaccagagggacacggccgtgagcccggTCAGGGcggcccgtgcacggggaagcactggagagcgatctgcccttcttctgcagtgactcaaggaagaaacagaggactatgctttcctcttaccgagcggagcagctggcggtggggggcgaggctGCACAGGGCTCAAGGGGGGCCCAGGTGCAGGTGGCCCGCTGGACGACGACGGGCCGCTCTCGGGGCAGGCCACGCGGGCTGGTCCTCGggaaggttggggccctccggcccacggggtggcCTGCGGGACAGAAGGGAgagctgggttggatgacagacaaaagcgccaacaccgacaaaaGCTGTAATCCAGCGCAGCAGTCGTTGTCACCTATCACCCTCCCCTGCACTGGGTGCCCAGTTGGCAGCTACGCGCCATGCCCTTCATCAaccctggggcctgcctgcagcctgggctgcacaggagGCCTTCGGGATAAAACTCTGTTGCCACACGTCACTGTGATGACAGGGCATACTTATCCCGGAATACCCAATCCATCGGCAAGGCCAAGAAAAATTTGTTCAAAAGTGAAATGGTAGTTCCAGAGATTATTTCAATACAAAATGACCACTGGAACACAGCTGAAATAAATTACTTACCTgggtttcctctgcctcctgagccgGAAATGTGGTGCCATTCCTAACAGGGGCGCCACCCCGCCCTGAAGCTGTAAAGGGAGAGCAGCGCTGAAGGCGGATTCTATCTGAAGTTGCCGTGCGGGGGAAGCAGGAGCCGAGCCCTCCGTGCCCTCCTCCAGGAGCTCTAACTCCCGCCCGCGCCCCGGGCTCTTCACAGAAGCCGCAGGTCTCCCTCCCGCCTCAGGTGACCCCGAGGACGAGGGGAGACTGGACCCCTGTCCCATGACGAGGACACCACAGTGCCTTTATTCAGGTGTTTTCGTAGCTAATCACCCTGGATGGGGGCTCAGTGCTCAGATCCCTGGCAACCAACACTGACACTCGGGACTCACAGCACACTTCAGGGCAAATCAGTCTGTATACAGATTATACATTAAAGTAAGAAGGGTCTTTCGTAGGAAGAGTATCAACAAGCCCTGACTGTgagctccacctcttcctcctcagcctgttgGTAAACTGTTATAAGCCTTCTCTCTGACAGTGCATGTCTTGTATAAGTGACCAGATGTCacataaacatttatgaaagaagtgGCCTCAATGACTCATGTTGTAATAAGCGGCAAAAGAATGGTGAGTTACATGGAGTAGCTGCTGGGAGACTTTAGAGTTACACGTTaactctgggagagggaggctaCGTAGTCATGTCACTTACTAACTGGCTACTCTAAGTCACTGTGCAAGCTTTTTTATAAGAACGAAGGGACCTgaaaattagtgaagaaatgcctgctgccttaaagcagatcttgaatagaatatttatccaccaaggcaaatgaagaaaaatgtttttctctttatgacatactgccttcattctaaaacgtcatccatgttattttcctgaaatgagaagaaaattcagccttcaaaaccgtGTCCAGGCGGGAAGGGAGGGCTGACTCTCACGTCTTCTAGCTCACAGAAACCAGCCATGCCAGCCACGCCAGCCAACCAAGAGCCTGGGGGGGCGGCCCGCAGTCCCTGGAGGGGCTCGAGCTCCACTGCtcacaggggacagagccctgctggctggtggcatgtaaagaaaacagcatcttgtCACCCAGCTGTGAACCTGTTCCCCACAGTaagtgtgtggtgtggtgtccaGGAAACCCGACAACTACCCATGGGGACAAGCAGCCCACTgggctgctcctgctgcagaaatgGAGCTGCCGCACTTCACATTGTGCTCCTTACCtctcaggggagggtgcagcctgtacggtcctcctggggtgggctcctgcctcatgtattcctctgcctgcctccgtctgcagattgcatccaatcttaaagataaagaatgacTTCAATACAAATTACACCACGAATTCCTCTACTAGGCACAAAACAAccagtccttaaaaatctcaaaacacccgtaaaaatgtgtcaaaattctgtacctctgtttcaggtgggcaacttcccttctcagctcagaggagttttcccttctcaggtcagaATTTAcccttctcaggtcagagttttcacttctcaattcagagatttccctctccagctcctgagacctgagctgtgggagaaaaacatccacgttcagttgtggccgactgtgcacaaagggaaggaaggaaacaaattcttaccGAGCTGTCTTGGGCCTTCTTCTCGGCAAGAGTGACCTGAAAAAGTCAACACATCAAGAAACACCCCATGGCAAGGGGTTCTCAGGGCCAAAATAACTTTCTGCATTAGGTGCTGAGGACTcggtgtgtcaggaggaaggcaggttacCTGGTGTCTCCAAGTGACCTCTGCTTCCCGCATTTGCCCATGACATTCTTCAAGTCTTATCCTATGAGTTACAAATTGTTGCATCAGAGAAGACACAATGC
Proteins encoded in this region:
- the LOC135318815 gene encoding uncharacterized protein LOC135318815 — protein: MRSEKALKFKENLKTIEKVNEHLNDIIQIIRAKLQAVRDQNAKSPHLPGVSKTRSEGSMQRAMTTGDCSLEEGKKKMQDHHAASGSLKEREEDGFQRQVKKVRVLDEISGQRTMDTEGKVDMNGSELVGKQQLLAAKEEAELAEEETRWYKIRLEECHGQMREAEVTWRHQVTLAEKKAQDSSLRSQELEREISELRSENSDLRRVNSDLRRENSSELRREVAHLKQRLDAICRRRQAEEYMRQEPTPGGPYRLHPPLRASGRGGAPVRNGTTFPAQEAEETQATPWAGGPQPSRGPARVACPESGPSSSSGPPAPGPPLSPVQPRPPPPAAPLDGMTVRHVAEEKGRGSSWDEEGATEPEIKNPECKKKNKRKKNKGKPEYVTGTVEFAPGELRDHNTRTSVGGANRAYTLADAGPGAAPVRPGSSLPPAATPEAQATPWAGGPQPSRGPARVACPESGPSSSSGPPAPGPPLSPVQPRPPPPAAPLALSSASHCGFQRSQYLSRTTWCASPDGTPSVTSQRLFVTATPTSLVAYAVSATATPTTTSYSTR